In Bacillus sp. (in: firmicutes), the DNA window AAAGGAGTGTCTAGCACATGGTGAAAGTCGATTGTGTCGCGATGTTGTTAGCAGGAGGGAAAGGAAGTCGATTAAACGAACTGACAAAAGATTTGGCCAAACCAGCAGTACCGTTCGGAGGAAAGTATAGAATTATCGATTTCCCATTAAGTAACTGTACCAATTCAGGGATTGAAACAGTAGGGGTGTTAACCCAGTATCAACCTCTTGTTTTAAACTCATATATCGGAATCGGTAGCGCTTGGGATTTAGATCGTAAAAATGGGGGTGTCACTGTTCTTCCACCATATAGTGTTTCTTCTGAAGTACGCTGGTATACAGGAACTGCAAGCGCTGTCTATCAAAATATCAATTATATAGAACAGTATGATCCGAATTATGTTTTGATTTTGTCTGGTGACCATATTTATAAAATGGATTACTCCAAGATGTTAGACTTCCATATTTCGAAAAATGCCGATGTGACGATTTCGGTCATTGAAGTTCCATGGGAAGAAGCGAGTCGCTTCGGCATCATGAATACAAACGAAGACCTTGAAATTATTGAATTCGAAGAAAAACCTGCCGTACCAAAGAATAATCTAGCGTCAATGGGAATTTATATCTTTAATTGGAAACTCCTTAAAGAATATTTAATACGTGACCACCAAAATCCTCACTCTTGTCATGATTTTGGAAAAGACATCATTCCTCTTTTACTCCGAGAGAAGAAAAAAATTGTTGCTTATCCGTTTCAAGGCTACTGGAAAGACGTAGGAACGGTTAAGAGTTTATGGGAAGCCAATATGGATTTGCTACGGGAAGATTGTGAACTGAATTTATTTGACCATTCGTGGCGTATTTATTCGGTCAATCCAAATCATCCACCTCAATACATTTCTGAAGAAGCCGAAGTCGAACGCTCTCTTATTAATGAAGGGTGTGTTGTCGAAGGAATTATTAAGCATTCTGTTATATTCCAAGGCGTGACGGTTGAAAAGGGAGCGATTGTTGAACAATCTGTTGTGATGCCTGGGGCACGGGTCGGCCAAAATGCGTTTATTAAAAACGCGATTGTTCCATCAAATGTCCATGTTCCTAGTGATTTAACGATTCTCCCAGAGGATGGAGAAGAAGTCATACTCGTCACTGAAGAACGAATTAACCGTTTAATCAATGTGTAAAGATTAAGCAAGGAGGTTGAAATTTTAATGAGTCATTCAATGCTAGGTGTGATTGATGCGACTACGTACAACGATTCGTTAGAGGATTTACTGCTACATCGTTCGTTAGCGGCCGTTCCGTTTGCCGGAAGATATCGGTTAATTGATTTTGTATTATCCAATATGGTTAATTCCGGTATTCAGAGTGTCGCGATTTTTCCTAAATTTCAATATCGCTCGTTAATGGATCATTTAGGTTCAGGGAAAAACTGGGATTTAAGTCGGAAACGAGACGGACTGTTTTTCTTCCCATCACCGAAATTAGAAAATACGTATCAAGGCATTGGTTCTTTTAATCATTTTGCTCACCATATCGACTATTTTTATCGGAGTCGTCAAACATATGCGCTCATTTCCAATTGCTTTACCGTTTGTAATATGGACTATCGCCCAATATTACAACGTCATATCGACGTCGGTTGTGACATTACGGAAATTTGTCATCAAGGTCGTTCGTTAGAAATGTATATTGTTGAAAAGTCCTTACTTATTGACTTAATTGAAAACCGTGAAAAATATGGGTATACGTGTATGCGTGATGTCGTCACGGATTTAAGAAGTCCATTTAATGTTTGTACGTATGAATATAATGGCTTTGCCGTCATGATTGACTCCATTCAAACGTATTACAAAACGAGCTTGAATTTGTTAAATCGAGAAGTGTGGAATCAAGTGTTTGTTTCTGACTATCCGATTTATACAAAGGTAAAAGACGAACCTCCAACACAATATCTTCCAGGGGCTTTTGTTAAAAATTCTATGATTGCTAATGGCTGTGTCATTGAAGGGCATGTTGAAAACTCGATCATTTTCCGAGCGGTGCATATTGGAAAAGGAACCGTCATAAAAAATAGTATCATTATGCAAAAAGGTATGATCGGTGAGAATTGTGAGTTGGATGCCGTCATTTTAGATAAAGACGTGAAAATTGAAAGTGGTGAACGTTTACGTGGACATAAAGATCAACCAATTGTGATTCGAAAAGGAACGATACAAGGAGCGCTGATGAATTCGTGAAAGTATTGTTTGTTGTCTCAGAATGTGTACCATACATTAAATCAGGAGGACTTGCAGACGTTGCAGGTTCGTTACCGAAAGAATTAAAACGATTAGGAACCGATGTTCGAGTAATACTCCCGAAGTATGGGATGATCCCTACTCACTTTCGGGAGAGGATGCGAAAAATTGCAGAATATACCGTATCAGTTGGCTGGCGTCAACAGTATTGTGGTATTGAATGTTTTGAACATGACGGTGTCATCTTTTACTTTATCGATAACGAATATTATTTTAAGCGAGACAAAATGTATGGATTTTACGATGATGGGGAGCGTTTCTCCTTTTTTTGCCGGGCTGTCTTAGAGAGTCTCCCACATTTATCGTTTTATCCCGATATTATTCATTGTCACGACTGGCACACGGGAATGATTCCGTTTTTATTACGAGTCGATTATCAGTTCCGTGAAGGATATCAACGTATTCGAACCATTTTTACGATTCATAATTTACAGTTTCAAGGAATTTTCCCGCGTGAAGTGATTTGGGAACTGTTAAATTTAGATCGGAAATATGACCATCCTGAGTATCTCGAATTTTATGGCAACATGAATTTTATGAAAGGGGCATTAGTATCTTCTGACTATATCACGACGGTGAGTCCAACGTATTGTCAGGAAATTCAAACCCCTTATTACGGAGAAAAGTTAGACGGGTTACTTCGCTGGCGAAAAGATTCTCTCATAGGTATTTTAAACGGAATCGATGACCAATTTTATAATCCCCTTTTCGACCCATATATTTGGCAACACTATTCTCCCCATCAGTTAGACGGGAAAGTGAAAAATAAAGAAGAATTGCAACGTAAGTTTGGGTTAGAGGTGAATCGTCATAAACCAATCATCGCCATGATTAGTCGGTTAACAAAACAAAAAGGATTAGACCTTGTTACCCATCTGTTCGATGAACTCCTTCAAGAGGATATTCAGTTGATTATATTAGGTACGGGTGATTGGGAATTTGAACAATTTTTCCAACAAAAAGCGAGCCAATATTCGGATAAAGTACGAGTGTCGATCGGTTTTAATGAGCCGTTAGCACATCAAATTTATGCTGGTTCTGATTTGTTTTTAATGCCTTCGAAATTTGAACCATGTGGTTTAGGGCAACTGATTGCCTTAAAGTATGGCACAATTCCGATTGTGCGGGAAACAGGTGGACTTAACGATACGGTCATAGCGTACCGGGACGATACAGGAGAAGGGAACGGCTTTTCCTTCACCAACTACAATGCCCACGATATGTTGTATACGATTCGACGGGCACTTCAATATTACAAACGGAAAGAAGTATGGGAAGTTCTTGTGAAACGAGCGATGGAACAAGATTATAGTTGGGCACAATCGGCCTTTAAATACAGTCAATTGTATGCGGACATCACCTCCAGGAGGGAAAGTCATGTTTTCTAATAAGGAAGAATTTAAACGTTCGTTTTTATCAAAGCTGGAGATGATGTGTGGGAAAAGATTTCAAGAATCAACGTCTTATGACCATTATGTCACGCTAGGACACATGGTTCGAGAATACATTAGTCCGGCATGGATCGAAACGAACGAACGGTATCGAACGACACATCAACGGCAAGTATATTATCTTTCCATAGAATTTTTGTTAGGGCGTTTGTTAACCCAAAATTTAATCAACTTAGGAATTAAAGAGCTTGTTGTAGAAGGGTTAGACGAACTCGGGATATCGTATCAACAGTTGGAGGAAATTGAACACGATGCAGGTTTAGGAAACGGTGGCCTCGGTCGATTGGCCGCCTGTTTTTTAGATTCGCTTTCTTCATTACAACTACCCGGTCATGGATGCGGCATTCGGTATAAGCACGGGTTATTTGAGCAAAAAATTGTCGATGGCTACCAAGTGGAGCTTCCGGAACAATGGTTACGACACGGACATGTATGGGAAGTACGAAAAGCAGATTTAGCCGTTGAAATTCCATTTTGGGGGTGGGTCGAACCGTATGAAAAAGATGGACGACTTTGTTTTCGCCATCTCGATGCAGAATATGTAACAGCCGTTCCGTACGATATACCAGTCGTTGGTTTAGAAGGAAAAACGGTTAATACGCTTCGATTGTGGAGTGCCGAACCATCTCCGTATCCGGTGTACAAAGATGTGATGAAGTATAAAAGAGAAACGGAAGCTATTTCCGAATTTTTATATCCGGACGACACCCACGATAAAGGAAAAATTTTACGGTTGAAGCAACAATATTTCCTTGTTTCCGCTAGTGTCCGTTCAATTATTCGGTCATTTTTATCAAGAGGCGGAGACATCAGACAGCTTCATCAATCCATTTGTATTCATATTAACGATACCCATCCCGTGCTGGCCATTCCCGAATTGATGCGTATTTTATTAGATGATTATGAGTTAGGCTGGGAGGAAGCTTGGTCTATCGTTACCCACACGTTTTGTTATACAAACCATACCACATTAACGGAGGCGTTGGAACGGTGGCCTGTTCGGTTATTTCAACCGCTACTCCCTCGTATTTACATGATTGTAGAAGAAATTAACGAACGTTTTTGCCAACT includes these proteins:
- a CDS encoding glucose-1-phosphate adenylyltransferase — encoded protein: MVKVDCVAMLLAGGKGSRLNELTKDLAKPAVPFGGKYRIIDFPLSNCTNSGIETVGVLTQYQPLVLNSYIGIGSAWDLDRKNGGVTVLPPYSVSSEVRWYTGTASAVYQNINYIEQYDPNYVLILSGDHIYKMDYSKMLDFHISKNADVTISVIEVPWEEASRFGIMNTNEDLEIIEFEEKPAVPKNNLASMGIYIFNWKLLKEYLIRDHQNPHSCHDFGKDIIPLLLREKKKIVAYPFQGYWKDVGTVKSLWEANMDLLREDCELNLFDHSWRIYSVNPNHPPQYISEEAEVERSLINEGCVVEGIIKHSVIFQGVTVEKGAIVEQSVVMPGARVGQNAFIKNAIVPSNVHVPSDLTILPEDGEEVILVTEERINRLINV
- the glgA gene encoding glycogen synthase GlgA is translated as MKVLFVVSECVPYIKSGGLADVAGSLPKELKRLGTDVRVILPKYGMIPTHFRERMRKIAEYTVSVGWRQQYCGIECFEHDGVIFYFIDNEYYFKRDKMYGFYDDGERFSFFCRAVLESLPHLSFYPDIIHCHDWHTGMIPFLLRVDYQFREGYQRIRTIFTIHNLQFQGIFPREVIWELLNLDRKYDHPEYLEFYGNMNFMKGALVSSDYITTVSPTYCQEIQTPYYGEKLDGLLRWRKDSLIGILNGIDDQFYNPLFDPYIWQHYSPHQLDGKVKNKEELQRKFGLEVNRHKPIIAMISRLTKQKGLDLVTHLFDELLQEDIQLIILGTGDWEFEQFFQQKASQYSDKVRVSIGFNEPLAHQIYAGSDLFLMPSKFEPCGLGQLIALKYGTIPIVRETGGLNDTVIAYRDDTGEGNGFSFTNYNAHDMLYTIRRALQYYKRKEVWEVLVKRAMEQDYSWAQSAFKYSQLYADITSRRESHVF
- a CDS encoding glucose-1-phosphate adenylyltransferase, which codes for MSHSMLGVIDATTYNDSLEDLLLHRSLAAVPFAGRYRLIDFVLSNMVNSGIQSVAIFPKFQYRSLMDHLGSGKNWDLSRKRDGLFFFPSPKLENTYQGIGSFNHFAHHIDYFYRSRQTYALISNCFTVCNMDYRPILQRHIDVGCDITEICHQGRSLEMYIVEKSLLIDLIENREKYGYTCMRDVVTDLRSPFNVCTYEYNGFAVMIDSIQTYYKTSLNLLNREVWNQVFVSDYPIYTKVKDEPPTQYLPGAFVKNSMIANGCVIEGHVENSIIFRAVHIGKGTVIKNSIIMQKGMIGENCELDAVILDKDVKIESGERLRGHKDQPIVIRKGTIQGALMNS